One stretch of Monomorium pharaonis isolate MP-MQ-018 chromosome 10, ASM1337386v2, whole genome shotgun sequence DNA includes these proteins:
- the LOC118647709 gene encoding cilia- and flagella-associated protein 251-like, whose translation MEELGRELRNLKWEMTRRLREVGERLRGLEERLEALEGEDMRREEEVAGEREELRSMREARGRGNREEEAQRDNDEEGEMEKRRIGRDDGREGRSGKREQVVGEKREERMGEGENKRRRERREEEKKGRKDGVEESWWQETRGEEKERRGGEERDEDEGRGQERSRTKEGQEVGTGKEERKDAEREEKEDGERDGKGIEAWKRAERERRVREVRRRNIVWRGVEGEGAIERKAIIEGIMKREAGRKVDLGVVSERVGERGTIVVITEVVREEDRDWLLERRAEIRSRWDVRLDEDLSMEERKIRWRMLERAKEERNKGKKVYVGNRSMWVDGREWVWNKRKEEWEIGEGEGKEEGN comes from the exons atggAGGAGCTGGGCAGAGAATTGAGGAATTTGAAGTGGGAAATGACAAGGAGACTGAGGGAAGTCGGAGAGAGACTGAGAGGATTGGAAGAGAGGTTAGAGGCGCTGGAAGGAGAAGACATGAGAAGGGAAGAAGAGGTAGCAGGTGAGAGGGAAGAGCTGAGGAGTATGAGGGAAGCGAGAGGAAGAGGCAACAGAGAAGAGGAAGCGCAGAGGGACAACGACGAGGAGGGAGAGATGGAGAAGAGGAGAATCGGACGGGACGACgggagagagggaaggagTGGGAAAAGAGAACAGGTGGTTGGAGagaagagggaggagaggaTGGGGGAAGGCGAAAACAAGAGGAGAAGAGAACGGAGGGAAGAGGAGAAGAAGGGGCGGAAGGACGGAGTCGAGGAGAGCTGGTGGCAGGAgacgagaggagaggagaaggagaggagagggggcGAGGAGAGAGACGAGGATGAAGGAAGAGGACAAGAGAGGAGCAGAACAAAGGAAGGACAGGAAGTAGGAACTGGCAAGGAGGAGAGGAAGGAtgcagagagagaggagaaggaagATGGGGAGAGAGATGGGAAGGGGATAGAGGCATGGAAAAGG GcggaaagggagagaagagTAAGGGAGGTGAGAAGAAGAAACATAGTGTGGAGGGGTgtggagggggagggggcaaTAGAAAGAAAGGCGATAATAGAGGGGATTATGAAGAGAGAAGCGGGAAGGAAAGTAGATTTAGGGGTAGTATCAGAAAGAGTGGGGGAAAGGGGGACGATAGTGGTGATAACAGAGGTGGTGAGAGAAGAGGATAGAGACTGGTTGTTAGAGAGGAGGGCGGAGATAAGGAGTCGCTGGGATGTAAGGTTAGATGAGGATTTATCGATGGAGGAGAGGAAAATCAGATGGAGGATGTTAGAAAGGGCAAAAGAGGAGAGAAATAAGGGAAAGAAAGTATATGTGGGGAATAGAAGCATGTGGGTGGACGGGAGAGAATGGGTGTGGAATAAAAGGAAAGAAGAGTGGGAAATAGGCGAGGGGGAAGGAAAGGAGGAAGGGAATTAA